From Candidatus Latescibacter sp., one genomic window encodes:
- a CDS encoding alkaline phosphatase family protein, with amino-acid sequence MTRMIFAYLKILSILLFLGLPSLSFAENTVLVFIVDGLQGDAAKVAAANGAQNLKFLMDNGVWVEETYCTSPAPRMALPDGSLPWGTTTSSNVSMHTGTHVFESRQMDDIFLSARQAKIKSVFAGGAGNYKEFTTPDFTNFGNLSDSVVVQHGIDHFKKDGVRLIRLHLQQIRDSWTGPEDKIKPDSRYQQAIQKVDVLLGKLIQTFKSAGVWDSTYVILGADHGMGVTNRSEHPPSVRSSWSPVMNFYGPGIKKGSSIPYAETPDMAIMINHFLHLKPLQGHTDPKVTIEPKGTTGTFLSNIFEGNPREIKHPKFIHRYLESKNWKPSDDFGEYRLAMLSYMKELVVKQR; translated from the coding sequence ATGACCAGAATGATTTTTGCATACCTTAAAATCTTGAGTATCCTGCTTTTCCTCGGTTTACCGAGTTTATCTTTTGCCGAAAACACGGTGCTGGTATTTATCGTGGACGGCCTTCAGGGCGATGCAGCGAAGGTCGCGGCAGCCAATGGCGCACAGAATTTGAAATTCCTCATGGACAACGGGGTTTGGGTCGAAGAAACCTATTGTACAAGCCCGGCGCCGCGCATGGCTCTGCCCGATGGCTCCCTGCCCTGGGGAACAACTACTTCTTCGAATGTCTCGATGCATACGGGAACGCATGTTTTTGAATCACGGCAGATGGATGATATTTTCCTTTCCGCACGGCAGGCGAAAATCAAATCCGTATTTGCCGGCGGCGCGGGTAATTATAAAGAATTCACCACGCCCGATTTTACCAATTTCGGCAACCTGTCCGATTCGGTTGTCGTGCAGCATGGCATCGATCATTTTAAAAAGGACGGCGTCCGGCTCATAAGGCTGCATCTCCAGCAGATCAGGGATAGCTGGACAGGGCCTGAGGATAAAATCAAGCCGGATTCACGGTATCAGCAGGCTATTCAGAAAGTTGATGTTCTTTTGGGGAAACTGATCCAGACGTTTAAAAGCGCCGGTGTCTGGGACAGCACCTATGTGATTCTCGGGGCGGACCACGGCATGGGTGTTACAAATAGAAGCGAGCATCCGCCATCGGTGCGTTCTTCATGGTCTCCGGTCATGAATTTTTACGGGCCGGGGATAAAAAAGGGGAGCAGTATTCCCTATGCCGAAACGCCGGATATGGCTATAATGATCAATCACTTTTTACACCTGAAACCGTTGCAGGGTCACACGGATCCCAAAGTGACCATCGAACCGAAAGGTACGACCGGAACGTTCTTAAGCAATATATTTGAAGGGAATCCGAGAGAGATCAAACATCCGAAATTCATCCACAGATATTTGGAAAGCAA